GCAAACGCACATAATCCGCGGCAATGGTATTAACAATAAAAGGTTTCATTTTTATAATGGATTGCCGGATTTCCTCAGAACTTAATCCTTCAAGAGTAGGGGACCAGGCATCCCAGCCTGCCTTTACATTAGGGTGATCAACTTCATTCAGCAGCCAATACATGGCATCGTGGTGCAGGGCAATATCGTGGTGGTTTTGAACGGCCAGGGTAACATCATATTTGGCCGCTTTCTCTCCGGCCAGTTTCAGGCCTTCCACCACTTTCCCGTATTGGGTATCATAATCAACTCCTTCATGCTCATAACCGGTGAATATCCGCAC
This is a stretch of genomic DNA from Bacteroidales bacterium. It encodes these proteins:
- a CDS encoding sugar phosphate isomerase/epimerase, producing the protein VRIFTGYEHEGVDYDTQYGKVVEGLKLAGEKAAKYDVTLAVQNHHDIALHHDAMYWLLNEVDHPNVKAGWDAWSPTLEGLSSEEIRQSIIKMKPFIVNTIAADYVRLPRFRYESNLTNYIGQDDVLRAVPIGEGIIDYETYFNTLKEIGYQGYLVYEMCEVLKGGGSVENLDNTAKKFLEYVKQFE